AAAACTGCGCGGAGACGAAGATTGAGGAGTAGGTCCCGCTCACCAGACCGAAGATGAGCGCCAGCGAGAAGGTGCGAATGCCTTCGCTCCCCAAGATCGCGATCGCGACAGCCGTCAGGAATACCGTACCTACAGTAAAGATGGAGCGGCGCATCGTCTGCCAGAGCGAGACGTTGACCAGATGCTCCAGATCTTCCACCGTTTTGGACTTCATGGTTCTTAGGTTTTCCCGAATCCGGTCAAAAATTACGATTGTGTCGTTAATCGAATAACCGACGATGGTCAAGATCGCAGCGATGAAGGTCAGGTCAACCTCCAACCGGAAGACCGAGAACAGCGCAATCGGAATAAACACGTCATGGACCAGGCCGATGATACATGCAATCCCGAACAGGAATTGGAAACGGAACGCAATGTAGATGACGATTCCGATACCCGCTACAGCTACGGCGATGGCCGCTTTTTTCACCAGTTCCTTCGCGATGCTCGGGTCAACTGTCGCCTCTTGTTTGGATACCTGCGGCCCGTATTTCGCTTTCAACGCTGCTTCCAGCGCCGCCAGTTGATCGGCAGGAATCGTGTGGTCAAAGCGCGTCTGTACCTGCTGCTCCCCGTAAGGGGTCACAGGCGTGTACATTGTATTGGGAATGGTCTCTTTGATAATCGCATCGATATCGCTAACCTGGAAATCCTTCCCGATGTAGATATCGAGGCGGGTCCCTGCTTTAAAGTCTACCCCGAGATTCAGTCCCATAATCAAGGTGCACACGAGGCCCACCAGCAAAATTACGATAGAAAACGCGTAGAATTTTCGTCTATTCTTCACAATGTCAAACTTGACGATATCGTCATGTTGTCGTTTAGAGCTCACCGATATCACTCTCCTTTACGCCGAACCAAGATGGCTTCCTGATCAGATTGGCTCGGACGAGCAGCCCCAGCAGCAAACGGGATCCCAATACGTTGGTCAGCAAACCGACGATAAGCGTCATCGCCAGGACAACCGCAAATCCCTGGATGGAGCTTGTCCCAAAGTAAAAAAGGACACCCGTGGCGATCAGCGTAGTAATATGCCCGTCAAGGATGGTGATCAATGAACGGCGTTCACCTGCACGGAAAGCAGACAATATTGTTTTGCCGGAGCGAATCTCTTCCTGAATCCGCTCGTAGGTAATGATGTTGGCATCGACAGCCATCCCTACAGAAAGGATAAAACCAGCAATCCCCGGCAGGGTCAGCGTCGCATCCATCCAGTGCAGGACGACGATACTCACATAGGTAAAGGTCGCCAGCATGATATTGGCCACCAGCCCAGGCAATCGGTACACCAGCAGCATGAACACAAAGATCAGGGCTGCACCGACGTAACCGGCGTTAATCGTTTTTTCCAGAGCCAGCTTACCGAGCGAGGCCCCCACAGAGGTAACCTGCTTCTCTACCAATTTTGCCGGCATTGCGCCGGAGTTGAGCAGGTCGGCCAGCTCTTGTGCTGACTCCTGCGTATAATCACCGGAGATCTGGGCACTTCCCCCGGTAATGACGTTTTGGATGACCGGGTTGGTCATCATGTTTTCATCCAGGTAGATGGCCATATGTTTATGCAGATTTTCCCGCGAAACCTGTTCCAGCTTTTTCGGATCGGAGATTTTCAAGGTAACGACGGGCCGTCTCAATTCGTCGAAGCCCACTCCTGCACCGCCGGGAGCCAAATCACTGCCTCGCAGGAGGATATTGCCTTGCTCGTCGCGGAATGTCAGTACTGCCGGCTTTCCAATCAGTTCACGCAGCTTGTCCTGGTCAGCCTCCTGTGAGGCGATCTTGACGCGAAGTCGGTTGGGCAGCTCCGTTTCGATGACAGGCTCCGCCACTCCCCCGATGTTGATCCGCTTCTCTACCATTCGAGCGGTCGCTTTCAACAGTTCAATATCCACCTGTTGGTTGGACTCCAGCGGCTCGACCACGTACAGGATCTCAAAACCGCCCTGCAAGTCCAAACCCAGCGTGATTTCGTCCGCCACCCGCGTCGTCGTCGTGGTGATCAGTGTTCCCAGCAACCCCACGATAACGAGAAACAGGATGACTCTTCCCCATTTAACCATGTAGTAATACCCCTCTTTCCTTCCAGGGTTCCGTCGGTTGTCGCGAAACCAATATGCCCATTATAGCGAAGTAAGAAAAAACGTGTCAATTTTTGCAGGAAAGCGGAACCATGGTAACCAACCCCTTGATTAGGGAATGAGTTCCTCAGCCCTCATATCCCCTTGCTTCCTCTTCTCTACGAGAAGCCCGCAAAAAAGTTTCGCCTATGAGTTCTTGTACATTTGCAGCATGAGATAATTCATGTATTTATTGGGCTTTAACGACAAAATGTCATTGACCAATTGATGCAGCGGGGGCACCGTTTTATAGCCGCTCGTCACACAATCCCAGATGTCCTGTGGCCCCACATTTTCATAGCCCAGAATCTCGAACTCCTCCGCCTTGCTTTGGCACAGACTCGCTACGTGCGCGTACCATGCCTGTTTCTCTTTCTCCTCCATCCGAATCCCCCTCATTCGCCAGCTTTTCCCTGCCCGCTATCGAGCCAAAAGAAGCGCTTGGTTATGCAGATAAACTTGTCATGCAGCCAGCAGCACGTCCATATTCTCTTAAAGAAGATGTTTTCGAACACATCAACTGTTCATGAAATTTCGGCGGTAAAGGAGCCTGCCATGAGACAGTCTTTCTTTTACGGAACGGTCATCCTCATCATCGCGGGCGGCGTCACCAAACTGCTCGGTTTCGCCAATCGGATCATACTTTCCCGCATCCTCGGAGCAGAAGGGATCGGACTTTATCAAATGGTCGTGCCTCTGCTCTACTTTCTCATTACATTGGCCACCTTTGGCATGCCGCTGGCAATTGCCAAACACGTCGCGGAGACAGAAGCCGCCAGGGATGCCCGCCAAGCACGCCGCTTCCTGGTCCTGGCCCTGGGCGTGACCGGAGGGATCAGCCTGGTCATCAGCACCATCCTGTTTACCCTGTCGGCCCCGCTCGCCGGACTGTTTTTTACCGATCCGCGCGCACATGTAGTCTTGCTGGCAGCCATACCGGTGATTCCCATCTCCAGCTTCTCCATGGTCCTCAGGGGATATTTTCAAGGGAAACACAACATGACGCCGACTGCTGTCTCCCAAGTCGTCGAACAGGTGATCCGGATGGCGCTCGTCGTCGTGATGACGATCACCTTTATGCCTCTCGGCGTACAATACGCGGCTGCCGGTGCGGTGGGCAGCATTCTGTTCGGTGAAGCTGCAGGCTTCCTGTACATTCTGTGGCAATACCGGAGAGCGACACAGAAAACGGCCGCACAGGTGTGGGAACGCCCTCTCCTGGCAGCCATGTTCGAAAGCCGCAACAGCTTACGGAAGTTGTTTCACGTTTCGCTGCCCGTTACCATGAGCAAGCTGATCGGCTCGATCGCCTACGTGATGGAACCGATGATTGTCCCCTTTGCACTGGTACTGGCAGGTTTTTCGACCGCAGCGGCTACAGGCTTGTACGGACAGTTTGCAGGGATGGCTGTGCCACTATTGCTTTTTCCTACGTTCCTTACCTATTCCCTGTCCGTATCGCTCGTTCCTGCCGTAGCCGAAGCGGCTTATCAAAAAAACGCGCCGCTGGTTCACAGACGCATCTACCAGGCAATGCGGATCACGCTGGTCATCGGCGCTCCCTGTACCGTGCTCTTGTTTATCTTTGCCGAGCCGCTCTGCGCTCTTCTCTACGGCAATGCCGAAGTCGGCGTGCTTTTGCGGGAGATGGCCCCTTTCTCCGTCTTCCTGTTTTTCCAGGCGCCGCTGGCTGCCGCCTTGCAAGGCTTAGATTTTGCCCAGGTCGTCTTTCGCAATACCCTCATCGGCGCGATCGTCAAAACCGCCACTATGTTTGTCTTTACGGCCCGTCCGGAATTCGGGATACACGGCGCGGTGATCGCGACCAATATCGGCATCACCCTGGTCACCCTGCTGCACATTGCCAGCCTGATCAAGCAGATCGGCTTCACCGTGGATCTGGTGGAGATGGGGAAAATCGTCATCGCCATGCTGGCCATGGGATACGCCGGCTCTTACATGTCTTCGCATCTCTTTGCGGAAGCGCCCGTCGTCCAGCTGCTGATCCTCTCTTCCCTGGCCAGTACGCTGCTGTATGTCCTGCTGCTCGTCGCTCTGCGCATCCTCGGCAAACAGGACGTGCGCCGCATTCCCTGGATCGGCGAACAGCTATCCGTTTTCTTTCCACGCCGCTGACACGCTAGTGC
This sequence is a window from Brevibacillus composti. Protein-coding genes within it:
- the secF gene encoding protein translocase subunit SecF is translated as MSSKRQHDDIVKFDIVKNRRKFYAFSIVILLVGLVCTLIMGLNLGVDFKAGTRLDIYIGKDFQVSDIDAIIKETIPNTMYTPVTPYGEQQVQTRFDHTIPADQLAALEAALKAKYGPQVSKQEATVDPSIAKELVKKAAIAVAVAGIGIVIYIAFRFQFLFGIACIIGLVHDVFIPIALFSVFRLEVDLTFIAAILTIVGYSINDTIVIFDRIRENLRTMKSKTVEDLEHLVNVSLWQTMRRSIFTVGTVFLTAVAIAILGSEGIRTFSLALIFGLVSGTYSSIFVSAQFWVTLKKREMAKKKRLAPAPTEG
- the secD gene encoding protein translocase subunit SecD, which codes for MVKWGRVILFLVIVGLLGTLITTTTTRVADEITLGLDLQGGFEILYVVEPLESNQQVDIELLKATARMVEKRINIGGVAEPVIETELPNRLRVKIASQEADQDKLRELIGKPAVLTFRDEQGNILLRGSDLAPGGAGVGFDELRRPVVTLKISDPKKLEQVSRENLHKHMAIYLDENMMTNPVIQNVITGGSAQISGDYTQESAQELADLLNSGAMPAKLVEKQVTSVGASLGKLALEKTINAGYVGAALIFVFMLLVYRLPGLVANIMLATFTYVSIVVLHWMDATLTLPGIAGFILSVGMAVDANIITYERIQEEIRSGKTILSAFRAGERRSLITILDGHITTLIATGVLFYFGTSSIQGFAVVLAMTLIVGLLTNVLGSRLLLGLLVRANLIRKPSWFGVKESDIGEL
- a CDS encoding post-transcriptional regulator; translated protein: MEEKEKQAWYAHVASLCQSKAEEFEILGYENVGPQDIWDCVTSGYKTVPPLHQLVNDILSLKPNKYMNYLMLQMYKNS
- the spoVB gene encoding stage V sporulation protein B, producing MRQSFFYGTVILIIAGGVTKLLGFANRIILSRILGAEGIGLYQMVVPLLYFLITLATFGMPLAIAKHVAETEAARDARQARRFLVLALGVTGGISLVISTILFTLSAPLAGLFFTDPRAHVVLLAAIPVIPISSFSMVLRGYFQGKHNMTPTAVSQVVEQVIRMALVVVMTITFMPLGVQYAAAGAVGSILFGEAAGFLYILWQYRRATQKTAAQVWERPLLAAMFESRNSLRKLFHVSLPVTMSKLIGSIAYVMEPMIVPFALVLAGFSTAAATGLYGQFAGMAVPLLLFPTFLTYSLSVSLVPAVAEAAYQKNAPLVHRRIYQAMRITLVIGAPCTVLLFIFAEPLCALLYGNAEVGVLLREMAPFSVFLFFQAPLAAALQGLDFAQVVFRNTLIGAIVKTATMFVFTARPEFGIHGAVIATNIGITLVTLLHIASLIKQIGFTVDLVEMGKIVIAMLAMGYAGSYMSSHLFAEAPVVQLLILSSLASTLLYVLLLVALRILGKQDVRRIPWIGEQLSVFFPRR